The following proteins are encoded in a genomic region of Phaeodactylum tricornutum CCAP 1055/1 chromosome 1, whole genome shotgun sequence:
- a CDS encoding predicted protein yields the protein MSFFKTFRSRSGSNDGLDSEIKDVDAVDTTTPPPPTNPPPPPPPVLNENITVTVEDEPDEDPVRAQLEKDVRQRDSNISALEKVRNEKKQDIVNLEMELEKERLQQMKEALTHKIESERIKRQTTHTEERLKALEADMQDKAAIHEYANLIKGVAPKSGVDSQYVMKLQAQLQKAVKKMETTNEQMKELEENSRQVVNGLSLEISELVEERCRTELELRKQMEVLNDQKRDMQLQYEERIKENLKTLQALRAKAASQTTIEELEEELEETELRLEELNRIQETQERTIAQLNKSLAVDGAGEIVM from the coding sequence ATGAGTTTTTTCAAAACGTTTCGATCCCGGTCGGGTTCCAACGATGGTCTCGACAGCGAAATAAAAGACGTGGATGCAGTGGACACCACGACGCCACCACCGCCGACGAATCCCCCTCCTCCGCCCCCTCCGGTTCTCAACGAGAACATTACTGTGACTGTCGAGGATGAACCGGACGAGGACCCGGTTCGTGCCCAACTAGAGAAAGATGTTCGACAACGTGATTCGAATATCTCGGCGTTAGAAAAAGTccgcaacgaaaagaaacaGGACATTGTCAATTTAGAAATGGAACTCGAGAAAGAGCGTCTGCAACAAATGAAAGAAGCGCTCACACATAAGATTGAGTCCGAACGCATCAAGCGACAAACTACGCATACCGAAGAACGCCTCAAGGCTTTGGAAGCCGACATGCAGGATAAGGCCGCTATTCACGAGTACGCCAATCTCATCAAGGGTGTAGCGCCCAAATCGGGTGTGGACAGTCAGTACGTGATGAAATTGCAGGCACAGTTGCAAAAGGCCGTCAAGAAAATGGAAACGACCAACGAACAAATGAAGGAACTGGAGGAAAACTCACGCCAAGTAGTGAACGGTTTGTCTCTGGAAATCTCGGAATTGGTGGAAGAGCGATGCCGTACCGAGTTAGAATTACGCAAGCAAATGGAAGTCTTAAACGATCAAAAGCGAGATATGCAGTTGCAATACGAAGAGCGCATCAAAGAAAATCTCAAAACACTCCAAGCGCTCCGAGCCAAGGCAGCAAGTCAAACAACAATTGAGGAACTTGAAGAAGAACTGGAGGAAACAGAGCTACGATTGGAAGAGCTCAATAGAATTCAAGAAACCCAAGAAAGGACGATTGCGCAACTGAATAAATCCTTGGCAGTCGATGGAGCTGGTGAGATTGTGATGTAG
- a CDS encoding predicted protein, translated as MRSPLHETKSQGEDAASGQHILSQEKLRVFASSLEPWVQSCRCIPCETDEVCFSYRCRCSFQIVHGDMKSDGHLRYAVRQNHEPVCITAFPVANLRIQRSMWNVLALFNDPEEQFGQLKQSLTSATFSTSWDETMCVVTLHYMNPVSDESAWETEAQNMCQRLELAQLTGRSRKRILRTRNEGTTIICDTIWMERVGSNWNVSLEKTLTSSDRIAVHYNKPEDAFYHPNSRAMCNALEWMLSRIVLIVADLETLTPRLLEMYCGCGAHTIPLAKTGLLSKILAIELDERLVRACQQNILLNGIDSELIDMVSQDAGKWSQRCESSFDIILVDPPRQGLDESVCQMATRGDFQHMLYISCGRDALVRDLERLGGSFAVENCTLLDLFPTTGAVESLVHLKRKIR; from the coding sequence ATGAGGTCACCCCTTCACGAAACAAAATCTCAGGGTGAGGATGCTGCTTCTGGTCAGCACATTCTCTCACAAGAAAAGTTGAGAGTATTTGCTTCCTCGCTGGAACCTTGGGTACAATCTTGTCGTTGCATTCCGTGTGAAACGGATGAAGTATGTTTCTCGTATCGTTGCCGATGCAGCTTCCAGATCGTCCATGGTGACATGAAAAGCGACGGCCACTTGCGTTACGCGGTCCGACAGAACCACGAGCCAGTATGCATCACTGCGTTCCCAGTGGCAAATCTGAGAATACAAAGGTCAATGTGGAATGTACTGGCACTCTTCAACGACCCGGAAGAACAGTTCGGCCAACTAAAACAGTCACTAACGAGTGCTACGTTTTCAACATCGTGGGACGAAACAATGTGTGTGGTAACCTTGCACTATATGAATCCTGTCAGTGATGAGAGTGCTTGGGAGACGGAAGCACAGAATATGTGCCAACGGCTTGAGTTAGCCCAACTGACAGGTCGTTCCCGAAAACGCATTCTACGGACAAGGAATGAGGGGACTACCATAATTTGCGACACAATTTGGATGGAACGCGTGGGATCAAACTGGAATGTCAGCCTTGAAAAAACTTTGACATCCAGCGATCGTATAGCAGTCCACTATAACAAGCCTGAAGATGCATTTTACCACCCTAATTCTCGAGCGATGTGTAATGCATTAGAATGGATGCTTTCGCGGATTGTCTTGATCGTAGCGGATCTCGAAACGTTAACTCCGCGCTTGTTGGAAATGTATTGTGGTTGCGGGGCTCATACTATACCTTTGGCGAAAACTGGACTATTGTCGAAAATATTGGCGATCGAGCTAGACGAGAGACTGGTACGCGCTTGCCAACAGAACATCCTTTTGAACGGCATCGACTCAGAGCTGATCGACATGGTATCTCAGGACGCGGGAAAATGGTCCCAACGTTGCGAAAGTAGCTTTGACATTATATTAGTCGATCCACCCCGGCAAGGTTTGGATGAATCTGTTTGTCAAATGGCGACTCGGGGTGACTTTCAGCATATGCTATACATTTCCTGTGGTCGAGATGCATTGGTGCGAGACTTGGAACGACTCGGCGGCAGTTTTGCAGTGGAGAATTGCACTCTTCTCGATCTCTTTCCGACCACTGGCGCAGTCGAAAGCTTAGTACATCTGAAACGAAAGATCCGATAA
- a CDS encoding predicted protein → MAIKHSVLAVALYWLTPAQSFQLKPMSPKNRISLSSINHVIRKAAVVSTNEAAETRPKRGWKKLKRIFRRGKSEQPVHMQTPSALHPRTVQARNLACWSPENTPAIDDFLVHPDESVDRPHHTQDKRIKALEPFEQPYVVPEPNWGKSKSISDRYFASLFPALRQILLKEKSIEEKPDSIAPLAKVLRTKSRTVLFELLNRWSLGAHINMQVQCDPQGSLLDIVRQGVFCCNASVDVDRIVFGAIRLSGCRLEAKSMSLNLHRLIRPSQRNIKRFPRAFDFVANNATFTQADLFESSCVTNGLRRLVVRILKGRGLEPANVFMDAIKILPNGKLSCQGHATTIFDAAVPFEVRTHIETSCRGHILNFPGLQMSVGPTTGVFLPVIPDVSLDLGHNAQVLDVNLDGAKAQLIMSARVTIAPEHTRKLQNYTQRANAYGALFSVDLGRWLTRVGRFSK, encoded by the coding sequence ATGGCAATCAAACACTCCGTATTAGCCGTCGCATTGTACTGGCTCACTCCGGCCCAAAGCTTCCAGCTGAAACCAATGTCTCCAAAAAACCGTATATCTTTGTCCAGTATCAATCACGTGATCCGCAAAGCAGCTGTAGTGTCCACCAATGAAGCTGCCGAAACCCGACCAAAGCGCGGTTGGAAGAAACTGAAGAGGATATTTCGCCGTGGCAAAAGTGAACAACCTGTACACATGCAAACACCCTCCGCATTGCACCCGCGCACTGTTCAAGCGCGCAATTTAGCCTGTTGGTCGCCGGAGAATACCCCTGCCATCGATGACTTCTTGGTCCATCCAGATGAAAGCGTCGATCGACCGCATCACACGCAAGACAAGAGGATAAAGGCACTTGAGCCTTTCGAGCAACCTTATGTGGTCCCGGAACCTAACTGGGGGAAATCCAAAAGCATATCGGACCGATATTTCGCTTCTTTGTTCCCAGCTCTCCGCCAGATTTTACTcaaggaaaagagcatcGAGGAAAAGCCCGATTCGATCGCACCTTTAGCAAAAGTTTTACGCACCAAAAGCCGTACTGTTCTTTTCGAGCTCTTGAACCGCTGGTCTCTGGGAGCGCATATCAACATGCAGGTACAGTGTGACCCACAAGGAAGTCTGCTCGATATCGTTAGGCAAGGCGTGTTTTGCTGCAACGCAAGTGTCGATGTTGACCGTATTGTGTTTGGTGCAATCCGCCTATCTGGTTGCCGTCTTGAGGCGAAAAGTATGTCACTGAACCTGCACCGCCTCATACGTCCCTCACAACGTAACATCAAGCGATTCCCCAGGGCTTTTGACTTCGTTGCCAACAACGCAACTTTTACACAAGCCGACTTGTTCGAATCGTCATGTGTGACAAATGGGCTTCGCCGCCTCGTAGTTCGTATTCTAAAAGGTCGTGGACTGGAGCCCGCTAACGTTTTCATGGATGCGATCAAAATTCTTCCTAATGGTAAACTTTCCTGTCAAGGCCATGCCACAACCATTTTTGACGCCGCGGTACCTTTCGAGGTTCGAACACACATCGAAACCTCTTGCCGTGGCCATATTCTTAATTTCCCTGGACTTCAAATGTCCGTCGGACCAACGACTGGTGTCTTTCTCCCCGTGATACCAGATGTTTCGCTCGATCTTGGGCACAATGCCCAAGTATTGGATGTAAACCTCGATGGCGCGAAAGCGCAACTGATAATGAGCGCTAGAGTGACGATCGCACCGGAACACACGCGCAAGTTGCAAAACTATACGCAACGGGCTAATGCCTATGGTGCACTATTTTCAGTGGATTTGGGACGATGGCTGACAAGAGTAGGACGGTTTTCCAAGTAG